A region of Staphylococcus sp. IVB6181 DNA encodes the following proteins:
- a CDS encoding zinc ribbon domain-containing protein produces the protein MPNYTYACPDHGEFTLNQSMNDNHDFAVCPDCHQDAKRVFVPFHTSKIDSKLKKRIEAGQEPRIVSKDKLPTQQKRRVPNNRPWMI, from the coding sequence ATGCCGAATTACACTTATGCATGTCCTGATCACGGAGAATTTACCTTAAATCAATCTATGAATGATAACCATGATTTTGCAGTTTGCCCTGACTGCCATCAAGATGCAAAACGCGTCTTTGTCCCATTTCATACTTCAAAGATTGATTCAAAATTAAAAAAGAGAATCGAAGCCGGTCAGGAACCGCGAATTGTTTCTAAAGATAAACTCCCAACCCAGCAGAAACGGCGTGTTCCGAATAACCGTCCTTGGATGATTTAG
- a CDS encoding MOSC domain-containing protein, whose product MRTIETLFAGGVETVGHADAVNKLEQQWMTAAFKKPMKNPVFLTHTGLEGDDVGDKKHHGGPEKALFAYSVIHYEKWREEYPDTTFDAGTNGENVSVSDMDETTVCIGDIYRVGEALVQVSQPRRPCWKPGRRVGWIEFGSRIQETGRTGWYFRVLEEGRIQQGDTFELVERPCPKWSIAEMNDVLYHHTDNVPLMRRLMECKYTPESWQHELKQLIEGQTVDHTPRLYGPNI is encoded by the coding sequence ATGCGTACAATTGAAACTTTGTTTGCAGGCGGTGTTGAAACAGTAGGCCATGCGGATGCTGTGAACAAATTAGAACAACAATGGATGACTGCTGCATTTAAAAAGCCGATGAAAAATCCGGTATTTTTGACTCATACTGGATTAGAAGGCGATGATGTCGGAGATAAGAAACATCATGGCGGGCCTGAAAAAGCCTTGTTTGCTTATAGTGTAATACATTATGAGAAATGGAGAGAAGAATATCCTGATACAACATTCGACGCAGGAACGAATGGAGAAAATGTATCGGTGTCTGATATGGATGAAACAACGGTTTGTATCGGGGACATTTATCGTGTCGGAGAAGCACTCGTACAAGTGTCGCAGCCGCGCAGACCTTGCTGGAAGCCGGGACGCCGCGTCGGCTGGATAGAGTTCGGCAGCCGTATTCAAGAGACAGGACGTACAGGCTGGTATTTCCGTGTCTTAGAAGAAGGACGTATTCAACAAGGCGATACATTTGAATTAGTAGAACGGCCTTGTCCAAAATGGTCGATTGCTGAAATGAATGATGTCTTATATCATCACACGGACAATGTGCCTTTAATGCGTCGTTTAATGGAATGCAAATACACACCAGAATCATGGCAGCACGAATTAAAGCAGCTGATTGAAGGTCAAACTGTGGACCATACACCGAGATTATATGGACCTAACATTTAA